In Streptomyces sp. NBC_01707, a genomic segment contains:
- a CDS encoding M20 family metallopeptidase, with protein MTDRAPTVLAGLDGIRSDLEDIYKDLHRHPELGLQEYRTAKKASDALRAFGYEVTAGIGGTGVIGVLANGDGPTVMARADMDALPVREQTGLPYASTVTTTGPDGTEQPVMHACGHDVHVTCLIGCARLMAQAQHAWRGTFVVLFQPSEENGDGADAMIDDGLTSKSPRPDVVLAQHVLPYPAGYVGTRPGSFLSAADSLRITVHGRGAHGSMPQAAVDPVVLAAMIVVRLQTIVSRELAATTPAVVTVGSIHAGTGPNVIPDSAVIQLNLRTYDNATRTQVLDAIERTVKTECEASRSPKAPEIERTTSFPPTVNDEAPTRRVADAFAAHFGDDAHTIDLQTASEDMSEIPKAFGAQFTYWGIGGIDPGRYAEAAKNGTIAQDIPVNHSPTFAPVIQPTLDTGVSAMTVAALAWLGT; from the coding sequence ACCCTGAACTCGGTCTGCAGGAGTACCGCACCGCGAAGAAGGCATCCGACGCCTTGCGGGCCTTCGGCTACGAAGTCACCGCCGGCATCGGCGGCACCGGCGTGATCGGAGTCCTGGCCAATGGCGACGGCCCGACGGTCATGGCCCGCGCCGACATGGACGCCCTTCCGGTACGCGAACAGACCGGCCTGCCCTACGCCTCCACCGTGACCACCACCGGCCCGGACGGCACCGAGCAGCCGGTCATGCACGCCTGCGGGCACGACGTGCACGTGACCTGCCTGATCGGCTGCGCACGGCTGATGGCTCAGGCCCAGCACGCCTGGCGGGGTACCTTCGTGGTGCTCTTCCAGCCCTCGGAGGAGAACGGCGACGGCGCCGACGCCATGATCGACGACGGTCTGACGTCCAAGTCGCCCAGGCCCGACGTGGTGCTCGCCCAGCACGTCCTGCCCTACCCGGCCGGCTACGTCGGCACCCGCCCCGGGTCCTTCCTGTCTGCCGCGGACAGCCTGCGCATCACCGTCCACGGACGAGGGGCGCACGGTTCCATGCCCCAGGCCGCGGTCGACCCCGTGGTCCTGGCCGCGATGATCGTCGTACGCCTGCAGACCATCGTCTCCCGGGAATTGGCCGCCACCACCCCCGCCGTAGTCACCGTGGGCAGCATCCACGCCGGCACCGGCCCCAACGTCATCCCCGACAGCGCCGTCATCCAGCTCAACTTGCGCACCTACGACAACGCCACGCGCACCCAGGTCCTCGACGCCATCGAACGGACCGTCAAAACCGAGTGCGAGGCGTCCCGCTCGCCCAAGGCACCCGAGATCGAGCGGACCACATCCTTCCCGCCCACCGTCAACGACGAGGCGCCTACCCGGCGCGTCGCCGACGCCTTCGCCGCCCACTTCGGCGACGACGCACACACCATCGACCTGCAGACCGCCAGCGAGGACATGAGCGAGATCCCCAAGGCGTTCGGCGCCCAGTTCACCTACTGGGGAATCGGCGGCATCGACCCCGGCCGCTACGCCGAGGCCGCCAAGAACGGCACCATCGCCCAGGACATCCCGGTCAATCACAGCCCGACCTTCGCCCCCGTCATCCAGCCCACCCTGGACACCGGCGTCAGCGCCATGACCGTAGCCGCCCTCGCCTGGCTCGGCACCTGA